One window of Sphingobacteriales bacterium genomic DNA carries:
- a CDS encoding mechanosensitive ion channel, with protein sequence MYIIMQSDSLNGIKQASNQLVSGTDRIINKLNGWSDGLIDMLPNLVLSCLVLLLFMVLTKVIAKFAYRLLSKITQNAPLSRILSGILSVIVFFIGLSVALNVLQLDKAVASLLAGAGLAGLAIGFAFQDLIINFISGVIIAVKRPFSIGDLVETNSYTGNVMKMDFRSTTISEPSGKWIVLPNRTIVENPVVNYSKSGMRRIEIVVGISYDEDLQSVQEATVEAISALPFLKENSNVEFFFSEFAQSSVDYIVRFWIDFTNIQSEYLNARHEAIKAIFNMYRKKGIIIPFPIRTIYLNVNVQGEGKQVTFNLTGEAVQQLID encoded by the coding sequence ATGTACATTATAATGCAATCGGATTCTTTAAATGGAATAAAACAAGCCTCAAACCAACTTGTTTCCGGAACAGACAGAATAATCAATAAGCTGAATGGATGGTCGGATGGCTTGATTGATATGTTGCCAAATTTGGTTCTTTCTTGTTTGGTTTTGCTTTTGTTCATGGTTTTAACCAAAGTGATAGCAAAATTTGCCTATCGTTTACTCAGTAAAATAACCCAAAATGCTCCACTCAGTAGAATATTGAGCGGAATATTGAGTGTCATAGTTTTTTTTATTGGGCTGTCAGTAGCACTTAATGTGCTTCAATTAGACAAAGCAGTAGCTTCATTATTAGCAGGTGCAGGTTTGGCAGGTTTAGCCATAGGTTTTGCTTTTCAAGATCTCATTATCAATTTTATTTCCGGAGTAATTATAGCGGTTAAACGTCCTTTCTCAATTGGCGATTTAGTCGAAACAAATTCCTATACGGGAAATGTGATGAAAATGGACTTTAGGTCAACTACTATATCTGAACCCAGTGGGAAATGGATAGTCCTCCCTAACAGGACTATCGTTGAAAATCCTGTTGTAAACTATTCTAAATCAGGAATGAGGCGGATAGAAATTGTTGTAGGTATTTCTTACGACGAAGATTTACAATCAGTTCAGGAAGCTACGGTGGAAGCTATCTCAGCGTTGCCGTTTTTGAAAGAAAACTCAAATGTAGAATTTTTTTTCAGCGAATTTGCTCAGAGTTCGGTTGATTATATTGTTCGGTTTTGGATAGATTTCACCAACATTCAATCTGAATATCTGAACGCCAGACATGAAGCAATCAAAGCAATCTTTAACATGTACAGGAAAAAAGGAATTATCATCCCATTCCCAATCCGTACCATTTATTTGAATGTAAATGTTCAGGGAGAAGGTAAACAAGTAACTTTTAATCTTACGGGCGAAGCCGTTCAACAATTGATAGATTGA
- a CDS encoding peptide chain release factor 3, with product MKYQSEINKRRTFAIISHPDAGKTTLTEKLLLFGGAIQIAGAVKSNKIRKSATSDFMEIERQRGISVATSVMSFEYQEKLINILDTPGHKDFAEDTFRTLTAVDSVILVIDCVKGVEEQTERLMEVCRMRHTPVIVFINKLDRDGQDPFDLLDELEKKLNIHTRPLSWPINMGTHFKGVFNLFNNTLRLFTPGLQVVEDETTAIKDLNDESLNRFISKDDADKLRSDVELIENIYEPFNIDLYREAYLAPVFFGSAINNFGVKELLDTFINIAPPPLPRAATTRIVSPDEDKFSGFVFKIHANLDPKHRDRIAFLRICSGKFERNKFYLQVRTNKEIRFSNPTSFMAQKKSVIDDAFPGDVVGLYDSGTFKIGDTLTEGEMLMFAGIPSFSPELFRELINEDPMKTKQLEKGIHQLTDEGVVQLFIQPIGNKKIIGTVGELQFEVLQHRLLNEYKAACSFRHLELFKALWVTAEDSKKMEEFLHRKSNYIAYDKDNNPVFLAQTAWILESTKRDYPEIEFHNTSEFKTKMIAQKY from the coding sequence ATGAAGTATCAAAGTGAAATTAACAAGCGTCGAACATTTGCGATCATTAGTCACCCAGATGCCGGAAAAACTACCCTAACCGAAAAACTATTGTTGTTTGGAGGGGCTATTCAAATTGCCGGTGCAGTTAAATCTAATAAAATCAGAAAATCAGCTACTTCTGATTTTATGGAAATAGAACGTCAAAGAGGAATTTCTGTTGCTACTTCGGTGATGTCTTTCGAATATCAAGAAAAACTTATCAATATTCTGGATACTCCGGGGCATAAAGATTTTGCAGAAGACACCTTTAGGACGTTAACGGCTGTTGATAGTGTCATTTTAGTAATTGATTGTGTAAAAGGTGTTGAAGAGCAAACTGAGCGATTGATGGAGGTTTGCCGAATGAGACATACACCGGTGATAGTGTTTATTAATAAATTAGATCGGGACGGTCAAGACCCCTTTGATTTGCTGGATGAACTGGAAAAAAAGCTAAATATTCATACCCGCCCTTTAAGTTGGCCGATTAATATGGGAACTCATTTTAAAGGAGTTTTTAATCTTTTTAACAATACGCTTCGATTGTTTACACCGGGATTGCAAGTTGTTGAAGATGAAACTACGGCAATTAAAGACCTTAATGATGAAAGTTTAAACCGGTTCATAAGTAAGGATGATGCCGATAAACTGCGCTCCGATGTTGAATTGATAGAAAATATTTATGAGCCTTTTAATATAGATTTATACAGAGAAGCCTATCTCGCCCCTGTTTTTTTTGGAAGTGCCATCAATAACTTTGGTGTAAAAGAGTTATTGGATACTTTTATAAACATTGCCCCTCCTCCGCTTCCACGAGCTGCTACAACCAGAATAGTTTCCCCGGACGAAGACAAGTTTAGTGGGTTTGTTTTTAAAATTCATGCCAATCTTGATCCTAAACATCGGGACCGTATAGCTTTTTTAAGGATATGTTCCGGTAAATTTGAAAGAAATAAATTTTATTTGCAGGTTAGAACCAATAAAGAAATCAGATTTAGTAATCCTACAAGTTTTATGGCTCAAAAAAAGAGTGTGATTGATGATGCATTTCCGGGAGATGTTGTGGGATTATATGATTCAGGAACATTTAAAATAGGTGATACATTGACAGAAGGTGAAATGCTTATGTTTGCGGGCATTCCGAGTTTTTCTCCGGAACTATTCAGAGAATTGATTAACGAAGACCCCATGAAAACCAAACAATTAGAAAAAGGGATTCACCAACTGACTGACGAAGGAGTAGTACAATTGTTTATACAACCTATTGGAAACAAAAAAATCATTGGAACTGTAGGGGAATTGCAGTTTGAAGTCTTACAACACAGATTACTCAATGAATACAAAGCAGCATGCAGTTTCAGACATTTAGAATTGTTTAAGGCATTATGGGTAACTGCAGAAGACTCTAAAAAAATGGAAGAGTTTTTACATAGAAAATCTAACTACATAGCTTACGACAAAGACAACAATCCCGTTTTTTTAGCTCAAACTGCCTGGATTTTAGAAAGTACTAAAAGAGATTATCCGGAAATTGAGTTTCACAACACTTCTGAATTCAAAACCAAAATGATTGCTCAAAAATACTAG
- the floA gene encoding flotillin-like protein FloA (flotillin-like protein involved in membrane lipid rafts), which translates to MDILYILIIAVLIIIALALFLYYVPLMLWVSAAAAGVPISLIQLALMRLRKVDPIVIVNALITATKAGVKVHRDELEAHYLAKGNVPLVVSALISANKANIDLDFKLATAIDLAGRDVFDAVQTSVNPKVINTPPVSAVAKDGIQLIARARVTVKANIRQLVGGAGEETIIARVGEGIVSTIGSSDSHKKVLENPDSISKLVLAKGLDSGTAYEILSIDIADIDVGKNIGAELMIDQANADKGVAQALAEQRRAMAIALEQEMRAKAEEARANVIQSESEIPLAIAEAFRNGKLGIMEYYQYRNLKADTEMRESLSHSYHHLQPGGDSNVQNDTDDAGEDIK; encoded by the coding sequence ATGGACATTTTATATATCTTAATTATTGCGGTATTAATCATCATTGCTTTAGCACTTTTTTTATATTACGTGCCCCTTATGCTTTGGGTATCAGCAGCAGCAGCAGGTGTTCCAATATCTTTAATTCAACTTGCTTTGATGCGTTTGCGTAAAGTAGATCCTATTGTTATTGTCAATGCATTAATCACTGCTACAAAAGCGGGAGTTAAGGTACATAGGGATGAATTAGAAGCCCATTATTTAGCTAAGGGAAATGTTCCGTTGGTGGTTTCTGCACTTATTTCGGCAAACAAAGCGAATATAGATTTGGATTTTAAATTAGCAACAGCCATTGATTTGGCCGGAAGAGATGTATTTGATGCAGTTCAAACTTCTGTGAACCCAAAAGTTATTAATACTCCTCCGGTATCAGCAGTTGCAAAAGATGGGATTCAACTGATTGCCAGAGCAAGGGTAACCGTAAAAGCAAATATACGGCAACTGGTCGGAGGTGCCGGTGAAGAAACCATCATTGCAAGAGTTGGTGAAGGAATCGTTTCTACTATCGGATCGTCAGACAGTCATAAAAAAGTACTTGAAAACCCAGATTCAATTTCAAAATTAGTTTTAGCCAAAGGTCTTGATTCGGGTACAGCTTATGAAATTCTTTCGATTGATATTGCTGATATTGATGTTGGTAAAAATATTGGTGCAGAATTGATGATTGATCAGGCAAATGCAGATAAAGGGGTGGCTCAGGCACTCGCAGAACAAAGACGAGCTATGGCTATTGCATTAGAGCAGGAAATGCGGGCTAAAGCCGAAGAAGCAAGGGCCAATGTGATACAATCTGAATCGGAAATTCCGCTTGCCATTGCAGAAGCCTTTAGGAATGGCAAATTAGGGATCATGGAATATTACCAGTACCGAAACCTGAAAGCGGATACCGAAATGAGAGAATCGCTTTCTCACTCCTACCATCATTTACAACCGGGAGGAGATTCAAATGTTCAAAACGATACAGACGATGCAGGTGAAGATATTAAATAG
- a CDS encoding T9SS type A sorting domain-containing protein yields MYRIILFTFFLFLYSYGSSQTMFERTYGQPSYNELAVSHIQTSDGGYALLGYSASYGNGSYDIILVKTDLYGNQQWQKNFGGELDDLGVALQQTADGGYILLGKTGTTLLHDILLIKTDQGGNEQWSKVYGSSEINEEATELMIDTDGGFLILGGNPNFYLLKTNASGDFLWDKNYSNTYLAGQSLQRTTDGGLIICGSSFDTMGGTVMLILKTDGVGETQWIQTVADSPSTLYSNQIFGKYALPLTDGGYLAVGFTQTDGFFKIITHKTNPSGGEVWTKVYEVNETFSTVYGLYRAIPNQVVQTSEGGFVLGGCYRMVSGNQAFIWQINSIGLLVSELLLEVGILPHTNVSNFVQTTDGNLTISGYTSGLETPGYDALLLKTDLSGNQIWAKTYGENGNLNNEWGYAIWHNEIENTYLLAGQTNSFSLDGNENISLIKVDSNGDEIWQKEYDFQNNNDAAWGIAPAIDGGYALFGYTTFPSGNSDMYLLKIDTEGNKLWDKTWNFSSDNRGWNISATPDGGFVVVGQVSDTLGASVLTYLAKLNSDGDIQWDQLYGLSSSVCYSVKPVSDGGYILAGRNKQIVSGTSTLAYLLKVNNTGQVVWEFFTGNSPWSRLFDVTETSSGTFMAVGTKLDSNLQNAKMLQVYINGGGGLIWEKTVDIPGYNFGNYKVLKTTDGNFAFLGNVELQTEPLDRRGYLLKTDVYGNEIWSRYYGETIGVGTVLYDAVYHLNDWGFVLFGGIQTKGTTNDFYLIKTDYTGQTPFTFTGTSGIDNTLASNNSTLKVIPNPNQGSFKLQLPENLPINETIRCCIFNTFGQKIFEIPILANPLHQKLDIELPVNIKKGLYLIRIQTNSMIWQSKMLIHP; encoded by the coding sequence ATGTATCGAATCATACTTTTTACTTTTTTTCTTTTTCTATACAGTTATGGGTCTTCACAAACCATGTTTGAGCGAACTTATGGACAACCCAGTTATAACGAACTGGCTGTTTCTCATATACAAACCTCTGATGGTGGATATGCCTTGTTAGGTTATTCGGCAAGTTACGGCAACGGTAGCTATGACATCATATTAGTGAAAACTGACCTTTACGGGAACCAACAATGGCAAAAGAACTTTGGAGGAGAGTTGGATGATCTTGGCGTTGCCCTTCAACAAACTGCTGATGGGGGTTATATCTTATTAGGCAAAACCGGCACAACATTACTTCATGATATTCTTTTAATTAAAACCGATCAGGGAGGAAATGAGCAATGGTCAAAAGTATATGGTTCATCCGAAATCAATGAAGAAGCAACTGAACTGATGATTGATACTGATGGCGGGTTTTTGATTCTGGGAGGCAATCCAAATTTTTACCTATTAAAAACAAATGCTTCCGGAGATTTTTTATGGGATAAAAACTATTCGAATACTTACCTCGCAGGTCAATCTCTTCAAAGAACAACTGATGGCGGTTTGATAATTTGCGGGAGTTCTTTTGATACAATGGGGGGTACTGTTATGTTAATTCTCAAAACAGATGGAGTTGGTGAAACACAATGGATACAAACTGTTGCAGATTCTCCTTCTACTTTATACAGCAATCAGATTTTCGGGAAATATGCACTTCCACTGACAGACGGAGGATATTTAGCAGTTGGTTTTACTCAAACAGATGGTTTTTTTAAAATAATTACCCATAAAACCAATCCATCCGGTGGCGAGGTCTGGACAAAAGTGTATGAAGTGAACGAAACATTCAGCACAGTATATGGACTTTACAGAGCAATTCCCAATCAGGTTGTTCAAACATCTGAGGGTGGATTTGTACTTGGCGGTTGTTATAGAATGGTTTCCGGAAATCAGGCTTTTATCTGGCAAATCAACAGTATCGGACTTTTGGTTTCAGAATTGTTACTTGAGGTAGGCATTTTACCTCATACTAATGTAAGCAATTTTGTACAAACTACAGATGGTAATCTTACTATATCGGGATATACATCAGGGTTAGAAACCCCCGGGTATGATGCCCTGTTGCTAAAAACAGACTTAAGCGGGAATCAGATTTGGGCAAAAACTTATGGCGAAAACGGAAACCTTAACAATGAATGGGGATATGCTATCTGGCATAACGAAATTGAAAACACCTATTTACTTGCTGGTCAAACCAACAGCTTCAGTTTGGATGGAAATGAGAATATCAGTTTAATAAAAGTAGATTCCAACGGAGATGAAATCTGGCAAAAAGAATATGATTTTCAAAACAATAACGATGCAGCCTGGGGAATCGCTCCTGCCATAGATGGTGGATATGCCTTGTTTGGTTATACTACGTTTCCTTCAGGTAATAGCGATATGTATTTGCTGAAAATTGATACCGAAGGCAATAAATTATGGGACAAGACATGGAATTTTTCAAGCGACAACAGGGGTTGGAACATTAGCGCAACTCCTGATGGCGGTTTTGTAGTAGTTGGGCAAGTCAGTGATACTTTAGGTGCAAGTGTTTTGACTTATCTGGCAAAACTGAACAGTGATGGCGATATACAATGGGATCAATTATATGGGCTCTCCTCTTCTGTTTGCTACTCCGTTAAACCCGTATCAGACGGAGGATATATTTTAGCAGGAAGAAACAAACAAATTGTTTCCGGCACATCAACTTTAGCCTACTTACTGAAGGTAAACAACACAGGACAGGTTGTTTGGGAATTTTTTACAGGAAATTCGCCATGGTCCCGCTTGTTTGATGTTACGGAAACCTCATCAGGCACATTTATGGCTGTTGGAACGAAATTAGACAGTAATTTACAAAATGCAAAAATGCTCCAGGTCTATATCAATGGCGGAGGTGGATTGATATGGGAAAAAACTGTTGACATTCCCGGATATAACTTTGGTAATTACAAAGTTCTCAAAACAACGGATGGTAATTTTGCTTTCCTGGGAAATGTAGAACTTCAGACCGAACCTCTTGACAGACGTGGATATCTGCTCAAAACCGATGTTTATGGCAATGAAATCTGGAGTAGATATTATGGAGAGACTATAGGTGTTGGCACGGTTTTATACGATGCCGTTTATCATTTGAATGACTGGGGTTTTGTCCTTTTTGGAGGAATACAAACTAAGGGAACAACCAACGACTTTTATCTCATTAAAACTGATTATACCGGTCAAACACCTTTCACTTTTACCGGCACTTCCGGCATTGACAATACGCTTGCTTCCAATAATTCCACCTTAAAAGTTATTCCTAATCCCAATCAAGGAAGCTTTAAACTTCAACTGCCGGAAAATTTACCAATAAACGAAACTATCCGGTGTTGCATTTTTAACACTTTTGGACAAAAGATTTTCGAAATACCGATTTTGGCCAATCCTTTGCATCAAAAGTTAGATATTGAATTGCCGGTTAATATCAAAAAAGGGCTTTATTTAATCCGGATCCAAACAAATTCCATGATTTGGCAATCTAAAATGCTCATACATCCTTAA
- a CDS encoding ZIP family metal transporter produces MQTIITYFEHLNPVYAALLATLFTWFLTAVGASLVFFFKDLHRGVLDTMLGFTGGVMLAASFWSLLNPAIIMSETMYPSMPWMPAAVGFSLGGLLIFGLDKLLPHLHINFKKDETEGVKTNWYSTTLLVLAITLHNIPEGLAIGVLFGAASLGMDNATTAGAIALAIGIGIQNLPEGTAVAVPLRRQGISRLKSFYYGQMSAVVEPIAGVIGAAAVITVQPVLPFALAFAAGAMIFVVIEEVIPETQRDKYTDVAALGFIGGFLIMMILDVALG; encoded by the coding sequence ATGCAAACAATCATTACTTATTTTGAACATTTAAATCCGGTTTATGCTGCTCTTTTAGCCACTCTTTTTACTTGGTTTTTAACTGCTGTTGGGGCCTCACTGGTTTTTTTCTTTAAAGATTTACACAGAGGGGTATTAGATACAATGTTAGGTTTTACCGGAGGAGTAATGTTAGCAGCAAGTTTTTGGTCGCTTCTCAATCCTGCCATTATAATGTCTGAAACAATGTATCCTTCAATGCCTTGGATGCCAGCTGCAGTTGGATTTTCGTTAGGAGGGTTGTTAATTTTCGGTTTAGACAAGCTTTTACCACATTTGCATATCAACTTTAAGAAAGACGAAACTGAAGGAGTTAAAACAAATTGGTACAGCACTACCCTATTAGTGCTTGCCATAACTTTGCATAATATACCGGAAGGTTTGGCAATTGGTGTTTTATTTGGAGCTGCTTCATTAGGAATGGATAATGCAACAACAGCCGGAGCAATTGCACTTGCTATTGGTATAGGCATTCAAAATTTACCAGAAGGAACCGCAGTTGCTGTTCCGTTACGTCGTCAAGGTATAAGCCGGTTGAAAAGTTTTTACTACGGGCAAATGTCCGCAGTAGTTGAACCTATTGCCGGTGTAATTGGAGCTGCTGCAGTTATTACTGTTCAACCTGTTTTGCCCTTTGCCTTGGCTTTCGCAGCAGGTGCAATGATTTTTGTAGTTATTGAAGAGGTAATTCCTGAAACCCAACGAGATAAATATACAGACGTTGCAGCTCTTGGGTTTATAGGTGGATTCTTAATTATGATGATATTGGATGTCGCGCTTGGCTAA